The proteins below are encoded in one region of Ascaphus truei isolate aAscTru1 chromosome 10, aAscTru1.hap1, whole genome shotgun sequence:
- the LOC142503887 gene encoding flavin-containing monooxygenase 5-like isoform X1 — MVKKVAVIGAGSSGLPAIKCCLDEGLEPTCFERSEDIGGVWRFKDVSQDGRASIYNSVIINTSKEMMCYSDYPMPEDYPNYMHNSKVLQYFRLYAEHFHLLKYIRFKTTVCSIRKRPDFLTTGQWDVITESNGKQEEAVFDAILVCIGHHTFPNLPLHSFPGLEKFKGQYFHSREYKIPQPFKDKRVIVVGTGNSGTDIAVELSAVTKQVFISTRRGTWIINRVFDDGFPLDIVLFTRFKSFLQNSLPTLTNKLLENKINAKVNHENYGLKPKHRLFGQHPTVSDDLPNRIISGKVLMKPNIKSFTETEVIFEDGTVEKDIDVVIFATGYSFSFPFFEHSVLKVQNNQVPLYNMIFPPHLEKPTVACIGYIQPIGAIMPVSEMQARWATRVFKGLNQLPSVEDMMAEITKRKEEMEKRYVTSSRHTIQVDYVLYMDGIASEIGCKPNLNRLFLMDPKLAWEIFFGPCSPYQYRLFGPGKWQGAKKAILTQMDRVIKPTKTRILENPTSSNSISLSFKLLGILMVFAAMYALL; from the exons ATGGTTAAGAAGGTGGCAGTGATCGGGGCTGGGTCCAGTGGTTTACCTGCTATTAAATGCTGCCTTGATGAGGGGCTAGAGCCCACCTGCTTTGAAAGGAGTGAAGATATCGGAGGGGTCTGGAGGTTTAAG GATGTTTCTCAAGATGGTAGAGCCAGTATTTACAATTCCGTGATCATCAACACATCTAAGGAGATGATGTGCTACAGTGATTACCCAATGCCAGAGGATTACCCAAACTACATGCACAACTCCAAGGTCCTGCAATACTTCCGTCTCTACGCTGAGCACTTCCACCTCTTGAAGTACATCCGCTTCAAG ACCACTGTTTGTAGCATACGGAAGCGTCCAGATTTCCTCACCACAGGCCAATGGGACGTTATCACAGAGTCCAATGGGAAGCAAGAAGAGGCTGTCTTTGACGCCATCTTAGTCTGCATTGGTCATCATACATTTCCAAATTTACCACTTCATTCATTTCCAG GCTTAGAAAAATTTAAGGGCCAATACTTTCACAGCCGGGAGTACAAGATTCCTCAGCCCTTCAAGGACAAAAGGGTTATTGTTGTTGGTACCGGGAATTCTGGAACGGATATAGCTGTGGAACTAAGTGCTGTGACTAAACAG GTTTTTATCAGCACCAGGAGAGGAACATGGATAATAAACCGTGTCTTTGATGATGGCTTTCCATTGGACATAGTCCTTTTCACTCGCTTTAAGAGTTTTCTCCAAAACAGTCTACCAACATTGACAAACAAATTACTGGAGAATAAAATCAATGCAAAGGTCAACCATGAAAACTATGGCCTGAAGCCCAAGCACAG GCTTTTTGGCCAACACCCAACAGTCAGCGATGACCTGCCCAACCGCATTATTTCTGGAAAAGTGTTGATGAAACCCAATATCAAAAGCTTCACTGAAACAGAAGTCATCTTTGAAGATGGGACAGTGGAAAAAGACATTGACGTGGTCATTTTTGCCACAGGATACAGTTTTTCTTTTCCTTTCTTTGAGCATTCTGTCCTGAAGGTTCAAAACAACCAAGTCCCGCTGTACAACATGATATTTCCTCCTCATTTGGAAAAGCCAACAGTGGCTTGCATTGGCTACATCCAGCCTATTGGGGCCATCATGCCTGTTTCAGAGATGCAGGCCCGTTGGGCAACCAGAGTCTTCAAAG GCCTGAATCAGTTGCCGTCAGTAGAAGACATGATGGCGGAGATCACCAAGAGGAAAGAAGAAATGGAAAAAAG ATATGTGACCAGCAGTCGGCACACTATACAAGTGGATTATGTGCTATACATGGATGGAATTGCGTCAGAAATAGGCTGCAAACCCAATCTGAATCGACTCTTCCTTATGGATCCCAAGCTGGCCTGGGAGATATTCTTTGGCCCATGCTCACCATATCAGTATCGCCTGTTTGGTCCTGGGAAGTGGCAAGGTGCCAAGAAGGCCATTCTAACTCAGATGGATCGTGTCATCAAGCCCACAAAGACTCGTATCCTGGAGAATCCCACTTCTTCTAATTCTATTTCTCTGAGTTTTAAACTTCTTGGGATCCTGATGGTCTTTGCTGCCATGTATGCCTTATTGTAA
- the LOC142503887 gene encoding flavin-containing monooxygenase 5-like isoform X2 has translation MMCYSDYPMPEDYPNYMHNSKVLQYFRLYAEHFHLLKYIRFKTTVCSIRKRPDFLTTGQWDVITESNGKQEEAVFDAILVCIGHHTFPNLPLHSFPGLEKFKGQYFHSREYKIPQPFKDKRVIVVGTGNSGTDIAVELSAVTKQVFISTRRGTWIINRVFDDGFPLDIVLFTRFKSFLQNSLPTLTNKLLENKINAKVNHENYGLKPKHRLFGQHPTVSDDLPNRIISGKVLMKPNIKSFTETEVIFEDGTVEKDIDVVIFATGYSFSFPFFEHSVLKVQNNQVPLYNMIFPPHLEKPTVACIGYIQPIGAIMPVSEMQARWATRVFKGLNQLPSVEDMMAEITKRKEEMEKRYVTSSRHTIQVDYVLYMDGIASEIGCKPNLNRLFLMDPKLAWEIFFGPCSPYQYRLFGPGKWQGAKKAILTQMDRVIKPTKTRILENPTSSNSISLSFKLLGILMVFAAMYALL, from the exons ATGATGTGCTACAGTGATTACCCAATGCCAGAGGATTACCCAAACTACATGCACAACTCCAAGGTCCTGCAATACTTCCGTCTCTACGCTGAGCACTTCCACCTCTTGAAGTACATCCGCTTCAAG ACCACTGTTTGTAGCATACGGAAGCGTCCAGATTTCCTCACCACAGGCCAATGGGACGTTATCACAGAGTCCAATGGGAAGCAAGAAGAGGCTGTCTTTGACGCCATCTTAGTCTGCATTGGTCATCATACATTTCCAAATTTACCACTTCATTCATTTCCAG GCTTAGAAAAATTTAAGGGCCAATACTTTCACAGCCGGGAGTACAAGATTCCTCAGCCCTTCAAGGACAAAAGGGTTATTGTTGTTGGTACCGGGAATTCTGGAACGGATATAGCTGTGGAACTAAGTGCTGTGACTAAACAG GTTTTTATCAGCACCAGGAGAGGAACATGGATAATAAACCGTGTCTTTGATGATGGCTTTCCATTGGACATAGTCCTTTTCACTCGCTTTAAGAGTTTTCTCCAAAACAGTCTACCAACATTGACAAACAAATTACTGGAGAATAAAATCAATGCAAAGGTCAACCATGAAAACTATGGCCTGAAGCCCAAGCACAG GCTTTTTGGCCAACACCCAACAGTCAGCGATGACCTGCCCAACCGCATTATTTCTGGAAAAGTGTTGATGAAACCCAATATCAAAAGCTTCACTGAAACAGAAGTCATCTTTGAAGATGGGACAGTGGAAAAAGACATTGACGTGGTCATTTTTGCCACAGGATACAGTTTTTCTTTTCCTTTCTTTGAGCATTCTGTCCTGAAGGTTCAAAACAACCAAGTCCCGCTGTACAACATGATATTTCCTCCTCATTTGGAAAAGCCAACAGTGGCTTGCATTGGCTACATCCAGCCTATTGGGGCCATCATGCCTGTTTCAGAGATGCAGGCCCGTTGGGCAACCAGAGTCTTCAAAG GCCTGAATCAGTTGCCGTCAGTAGAAGACATGATGGCGGAGATCACCAAGAGGAAAGAAGAAATGGAAAAAAG ATATGTGACCAGCAGTCGGCACACTATACAAGTGGATTATGTGCTATACATGGATGGAATTGCGTCAGAAATAGGCTGCAAACCCAATCTGAATCGACTCTTCCTTATGGATCCCAAGCTGGCCTGGGAGATATTCTTTGGCCCATGCTCACCATATCAGTATCGCCTGTTTGGTCCTGGGAAGTGGCAAGGTGCCAAGAAGGCCATTCTAACTCAGATGGATCGTGTCATCAAGCCCACAAAGACTCGTATCCTGGAGAATCCCACTTCTTCTAATTCTATTTCTCTGAGTTTTAAACTTCTTGGGATCCTGATGGTCTTTGCTGCCATGTATGCCTTATTGTAA